The Mesotoga sp. Brook.08.105.5.1 DNA segment TTACGGAGCAGAAGTAGCCCAGCTTACGGTCGGTCCGGAGCTCTTCTACTACTTCCTCCTTCTTCTTGAGGAAACTGGGTTCTTCAATGCATCCCTCTATACACCTTATGCGATTGCGGGCATCGAGTCTTTGGGATATGAGATTGTGGAACAGTCAAATAGAATGATCGGAATGAATCCTGATTACGTCCTCGCTACACACGCCGGGGGAGGCAATCTCACGGGAACGGCCAGAGGTCTTAGAAAGGCAGGCGCAAAGGAAACACAAGTCATTGGAGTCAGCGTCGATCTTTCCGGTCTTCACATGGCGAGCAATAGAGACTTCAACAGGAAATCCTTTACCACCGGTCATACTGGATTTGGAATACCATTTGCTGTTCTCCCGGATAGATCAGATGTTCCAAGGAATGCTGCAAGAGCCTTGAGATACATGGACAGGTATCTTCTCGTTACGCAAGGAGAAGTATTTTATGTTACTGAAATGCTTGCGAGACTTGAGGGCCTTCAGCGAGGTCCGGCAGGTAACACGAGTCTGACAGCAGCTATAGCTCTTGCCAGAGAACTACCCGAAGACAAAACAATAGTAGTCCAGGAAACCGAATATACAGGTGCAGGTAAGCTACCCAGCGCACAATTGACCTTTGCTAGAGAAAACGGGATAGAGATTGTGAGGGGAGACCCTTTAGCCCTGGATGCTCCGGGCAAGACAATATCTATCCCTGAGAGCCACTCTCAGATTGCATACAAAGAAGTGAACATGACAGACTTAAGGAGATCCTATATAAAACAACTGATTAGACGGGAGGTTACATTGATCGAGAGCGATTACGAATACTTATCCGAAGAGCTCAAGACTGATGTAGCTAAAGTCAAGGAATTGGTTAAGGAGGTAAGTGCTAATGTCGATTCAGAGAACTGATGATTTTGAAAAGCGAAGCCTGCACCTGCAGAACCTTTCAGACGAGGATCTAGACAGTAGGTTCTGGGAGCTTGCGGACAAGATCGTCGAGCCGCTGATAGA contains these protein-coding regions:
- the ortB gene encoding 2-amino-4-oxopentanoate thiolase subunit OrtB; this encodes MQNRSYESVMARRKEIMKASVGVDYDKYELEGIAFDYEALMRDTSYPIEEIRKIQSETGVGDTPLIELKNITRLVRTISEPGKGARIFLKDEATNPSGSFKDRRASVSVARAKELGYKGVIAATSGNYGAAVASQSMKRALKCIVVQECYDSKGKGQPEILEKARACEAYGAEVAQLTVGPELFYYFLLLLEETGFFNASLYTPYAIAGIESLGYEIVEQSNRMIGMNPDYVLATHAGGGNLTGTARGLRKAGAKETQVIGVSVDLSGLHMASNRDFNRKSFTTGHTGFGIPFAVLPDRSDVPRNAARALRYMDRYLLVTQGEVFYVTEMLARLEGLQRGPAGNTSLTAAIALARELPEDKTIVVQETEYTGAGKLPSAQLTFARENGIEIVRGDPLALDAPGKTISIPESHSQIAYKEVNMTDLRRSYIKQLIRREVTLIESDYEYLSEELKTDVAKVKELVKEVSANVDSEN